Proteins encoded together in one Deinococcus irradiatisoli window:
- a CDS encoding aminoglycoside phosphotransferase family protein, translating into MITVPEGFAEVTLRREGEAGRAWLGRLPQQVETLCRTWGLSIDGPVLYGGLSLVVLVRRGEEPCALRIPWPHASQADEVAALRAWNGNGAVKVLEANDLALLLERLDPGRTLEGLPIAEALKIAGWLLRRLAVAAPPSSSFPTLQAQVQAFERDWPRDWERAGRPFPRTLLDSACRQALERAATASASLVHTDLHFGNVLAGTREPWLATDPRVVVGDLEYGVAPLLWTRLDELEAGGGVQWGLEVLVDAAQLNLDLARRWSVVRCLDYWLWGLNHGLTIDPERCRRVVAGLRS; encoded by the coding sequence TTGATCACCGTTCCGGAAGGCTTTGCCGAGGTGACCCTGCGCCGGGAAGGCGAAGCCGGCCGGGCCTGGCTCGGCCGCCTGCCGCAGCAGGTGGAGACGTTGTGCCGGACCTGGGGCCTGAGCATCGATGGCCCAGTGCTGTACGGCGGCCTGAGTCTGGTGGTGCTGGTGCGGCGCGGTGAGGAGCCGTGCGCTCTCCGGATTCCCTGGCCGCACGCTTCGCAGGCCGACGAAGTGGCGGCGCTGCGGGCCTGGAACGGCAATGGAGCGGTGAAGGTGCTGGAAGCCAATGACCTGGCCCTGCTGCTGGAGCGTCTGGACCCCGGCCGCACGCTGGAAGGCTTGCCCATCGCCGAAGCGCTGAAGATCGCGGGCTGGCTGCTGCGCCGGCTGGCGGTTGCGGCGCCGCCTTCGTCCAGCTTCCCGACGCTCCAGGCCCAGGTTCAAGCCTTCGAGCGCGACTGGCCGCGTGACTGGGAACGCGCCGGGCGGCCTTTTCCGCGTACCCTGCTGGATTCGGCCTGCCGGCAGGCGCTGGAAAGGGCGGCCACGGCTTCGGCCAGCCTCGTACACACCGATCTGCATTTCGGCAACGTCCTGGCCGGCACGCGGGAACCCTGGCTGGCGACCGATCCCAGGGTCGTGGTCGGGGACCTGGAATACGGGGTGGCGCCGCTGCTGTGGACCCGCCTGGACGAGCTGGAAGCCGGCGGCGGGGTGCAATGGGGGCTGGAGGTGCTGGTGGACGCCGCCCAGCTGAACCTCGACCTCGCCCGGAGGTGGAGCGTGGTGCGTTGCCTGGACTACTGGCTGTGGGGC
- a CDS encoding PLP-dependent aminotransferase family protein, whose protein sequence is MTPRPPRGSASRSIGAAALAEQLGDWSGSGAAYRQLAQALRQLILDGRLALGVRLPGERETAAALRLSRTTVAAAYLQLRDEGFLSTRRGSGSLTTLPEAQTLPSLLRPFDPAGSADDGLLDLAYATLPAPEGLHRAYAAALQALPAHLPGHGYAPAGLPVLRQVIAERYAHQGLPTSAEQIVVTFGAQHALSLLVRVLTCAGERVLVDHPTYLHALDTFREEGCQIVPVALGSGGWDLAGLRAAIRQTAPRLAYLIPDFHNPTGHCMPEAQRRSVIEAAHQGRTTLIVDEVLSDLWLDGAAPAPFASFDARAQVVSIGSLSKSFWGGLRLGWMRVPPALAQQVMAARSASDLGAPTLEQLTAAHLLADAGPMLERRRETLRRQRDALHAALGLHLPEWRYHLPQGGLSLWAALPQPVSSLLASTSERFGVRVIAGPRFGTQGQFERHLRLPFTLPETELGEAVGRLARAVRALPQEHHRSAEPARGVLSGV, encoded by the coding sequence ATGACGCCCAGACCGCCCCGAGGGTCCGCTTCACGCTCGATCGGTGCCGCCGCCCTGGCCGAGCAACTCGGCGATTGGTCGGGAAGCGGCGCGGCGTACCGGCAGCTGGCCCAGGCCCTGCGGCAGCTGATTCTCGACGGCCGCCTCGCGCTCGGCGTGCGGCTGCCCGGCGAACGTGAAACGGCGGCGGCCCTGCGCCTGAGCCGCACCACCGTGGCGGCGGCGTACCTCCAGCTGCGTGACGAGGGGTTTTTGTCCACCCGGCGTGGGTCGGGGAGCCTGACCACCCTCCCGGAGGCCCAGACGTTGCCCAGCCTGCTGCGGCCGTTCGACCCGGCGGGTAGCGCCGATGACGGACTGCTCGACCTCGCCTACGCCACCCTGCCCGCGCCAGAGGGCCTGCACCGGGCCTACGCGGCGGCCCTTCAGGCGCTGCCGGCCCACCTGCCGGGCCACGGGTACGCGCCGGCCGGGTTGCCAGTGCTGCGTCAGGTCATCGCCGAGCGGTACGCCCACCAGGGGCTGCCCACCTCGGCCGAACAGATCGTGGTGACGTTCGGGGCCCAGCACGCCCTGAGCTTGCTGGTGCGGGTGCTGACCTGTGCCGGCGAGCGCGTGCTGGTGGACCACCCCACCTACCTTCACGCGCTCGACACCTTCCGGGAGGAGGGCTGTCAGATCGTGCCGGTGGCGCTGGGCAGCGGCGGCTGGGACCTCGCCGGGCTGCGGGCCGCCATCCGGCAGACCGCGCCGCGTCTGGCCTACCTGATTCCAGATTTTCACAATCCCACCGGCCACTGCATGCCCGAGGCGCAGCGCCGCAGCGTCATCGAGGCGGCGCACCAGGGACGCACCACCCTGATCGTCGACGAGGTGCTCAGCGATCTGTGGCTCGACGGTGCCGCGCCCGCGCCGTTTGCCAGCTTCGATGCGCGCGCACAGGTCGTGAGCATCGGCTCGCTGAGCAAATCGTTCTGGGGCGGGCTGCGCTTGGGCTGGATGCGGGTTCCTCCCGCGCTGGCCCAGCAGGTCATGGCGGCCCGCAGCGCTTCGGACCTGGGCGCGCCCACTTTAGAACAGCTCACGGCGGCGCACCTCCTGGCCGACGCCGGGCCGATGCTGGAGCGCCGGCGTGAAACGCTGCGCCGTCAACGGGACGCGCTGCACGCCGCCCTTGGCCTGCACCTGCCGGAGTGGCGCTACCACCTGCCGCAGGGCGGTCTGTCGCTGTGGGCCGCCCTGCCGCAGCCGGTCAGCTCGCTGCTGGCCTCGACCAGCGAGCGCTTCGGCGTGCGGGTCATCGCCGGTCCGCGTTTTGGCACCCAGGGCCAGTTCGAGCGGCACCTGCGCCTGCCCTTTACCTTGCCGGAAACCGAACTCGGCGAGGCGGTCGGCCGGCTGGCGCGGGCGGTCCGCGCCCTGCCGCAGGAGCACCACCGCTCGGCGGAGCCGGCGCGCGGCGTGCTCAGCGGCGTGTGA